One window of the Solanum stenotomum isolate F172 chromosome 11, ASM1918654v1, whole genome shotgun sequence genome contains the following:
- the LOC125845502 gene encoding uncharacterized protein LOC125845502 — translation MNPESSNNNSQTNPRKRPLVEEPNNDKQPVTLNSMVVAIDHNNLFYTVCSICEKTLPDPSPNTHIPNSSSSSSSIPFCKNCNFNSASSGSKRLFRVLMSIATEKRVVVVIMFDRAARVLFGCSADEFFDFAKTHPFAAASAGNALEGEMLKITLSQPKNGNARHLRVVSVLPLRTGFQPVIETLRELYRARGSS, via the exons ATGAATCCAGAAAGCTCCAATAACAACAGCCAAACAAACCCCAGAAAAAGACCATTAGTAGAAGAACCTAACAATGACAAACAGCCAGTAACACTAAACTCCATGGTGGTAGCCATTGATCACAACAATCTCTTTTACACAGTCTGTTCTATATGTGAAAAAACTCTACCTGACCCTTCTCCAAATACCCATATCCccaattcttcttcttcgtcttcttcaaTACCCTTTTGCAAAAATTGCAACTTTAACTCTGCTTCTTCTGGTTCCAAACGCCTCTTTCGTGTTCTT ATGTCGATAGCTACTGAGAAAAGAGTGGTAGTGGTGATAATGTTTGATAGGGCGGCTAGGGTTTTGTTTGGTTGTTCTGCTGATGAGTTCTTTGATTTTGCCAAGACTCACCCTTTTGCTG CTGCATCTGCCGGTAATGCTTTGGAGGGAGAGATGCTGAAGATCACCTTGTCCCAACCAAAGAATGGGAATGCACGACATCTACGAGTGGTATCAGTTTTGCCATTGCGGACAGGTTTTCAGCCTGTGATCGAGACCTTGAGGGAACTATATCGAGCAAGAGGCAGTTCATAG
- the LOC125845497 gene encoding serine carboxypeptidase-like, translating into MSSSSSLFSLLFVAIFLVLCSQIALSLSPNFFLQSHNDNISPKKFQLTMGEKLITQLNLFPKHDINIVSSKDNSVNNYENKLFEKKLDLSYLGDSGSTVQDLGHHAGYFPLVHTKAARMFYFFFESRSNKNDPVVIWLTGGPGCSSELALFYENGPFKISNNMSLVWNDFGWDKVSNLIYVDQPTGTGFSYTSDQSDIRHNETGVSNDLYDFLQAFFNAHPEYVNNDFYITGESYAGHYIPAFASRVHQGNIKKEGIHINLKGFAIGNGLTNPEIQYKAYTDYSLDMKLINQTDYDDINKLYPKCQQEIKLCASGSEDACKKGFSDCTLIFDNIMDIAGDINYYDIRKTCSGSLCYDFSRMETYLNDNQVKEALGVPASIDFVSCSSSVYRAMMKDWMKNLEVGIPQLLEDGINLLIYAGEYDLICNWIGNSNWVHAVEWSGQKGFEAAPSVSFTVDGEEKGVQKKYGPLMFLKVYDAGHMVPMDQPKAALEMLQRWTHGNL; encoded by the exons atgtcttcttcatcttcattaTTCTCTCTTCTCTTTGTTGctatatttcttgttttatgTTCCCAAATTGCCCTCTCATTATCACCCAATTTTTTCTTACAATCTCATAATGATAATATTAGTCCAAAGAAATTTCAATTAACAATGGGTGAAAAATTGATTACGCAACTTAATTTGTTCCCtaaacatgacattaatatTGTTTCTTCAAAGGACAATAGTGTCAATAATTATGAGAATAAATTATTTGAGAAGAAATTGGATTTATCTTATCTTGGTGATTCTGGTTCCACTGTCCAAGACTTAGGTCATCATGCTGGTTATTTTCCTCTTGTACACACTAAAGCTGCAAG gatgttctattttttctttgaatcaAGGAGCAACAAGAATGATCCAGTGGTGATATGGTTAACAGGAGGACCAGGATGCAGCAGTGAATTGgctttattttatgaaaatggaccttttaaaatatcaaacaaCATGTCTCTTGTCTGGAATGATTTTGGTTGGGACAAG GTGTCAAACCTTATATATGTTGATCAACCAACTGGAACTGGTTTCAGTTATACTTCTGATCAAAGTGACATTCGTCACAATGAAACTGGTGTAAGCAATGACCTTTATGATTTCCTACAG GCCTTCTTCAATGCTCATCCTGAGTATGTAAACAATGATTTCTACATTACTGGAGAATCATATGCTGGACATTATATTCCTGCATTTGCTTCTCGAGTTCATCAAGGAAACATAAAGAAGGAAGGAATTCACATAAACCTCAAG GGTTTTGCTATTGGTAATGGCCTCACCAACCCAGAAATCCAGTATAAAGCTTACACTGACTATTCTTTGGATATGAAATTGATCAATCAAACAGACTACGatgatataaataaattatatccaaAATGTCAACAAGAAATTAAGCTTTGTG CAAGTGGTAGTGAAGATGCATGTAAGAAGGGATTTAGTGATTGCACACTCATTTTCGACAATATAATGGACATTGCTGGCGACATAAAT TACTATGATATCCGGAAGACCTGCAGTGGTAGCCTCTGCTATGACTTCTCGAGAATGGAAACTTACCTCAATGATAACCAAGTTAAAGAAGCCCTCGGTGTTCCTGCCAGTATTGATTTTGTCTCGTGTAGTTCTTCAGTTTATCGGGCGATGATGAAGGACTggatgaagaatcttgaagTCGGTATTCCTCAACTTCTTGAGGATGGCATCAATCTACTCATTTATGCTGGAGAGTATGACCTTATCTGCAACTGGATTG GGAACTCAAATTGGGTGCATGCAGTAGAATGGTCTGGGCAGAAAGGCTTTGAGGCTGCACCGTCTGTTTCTTTCACAGTAGACGGTGAGGAGAAAGGTGTTCAAAAGAAGTATGGACCACTGATGTTCCTCAAGGTCTACGATGCAGGTCATATGGTGCCGATGGACCAACCTAAGGCAGCACTTGAAATGCTTCAGAGGTGGACTCATGGCAACTTGTGA
- the LOC125845500 gene encoding vacuolar protein sorting-associated protein 24 homolog 1-like produces the protein MEKVMNILKPKPNPQQILRDWQRRLRQECRNIERQIRDIQREEKNVQKAIKEAAKRNDMGSAKALAKEIVRSKKTVNRLYENKAQLNSISMHLGESVAIARTVGHLSKSAEVMKLVNNLMKAPEVAMTMQEFSKEMTKAGVMEEMVNDAVDSALDSEDMEEEIEEEVDKVLTAIAGETTAQLPEAVRKEKLKQPAQAVEDAEDDEEDLEELRARLAKVRS, from the exons ATGGAGAAAGTAATGAATATATTGAAGCCAAAACCGAACCCTCAACAGATTTTGAGGGATTGGCAACGTCGGCTCCGGCAAGAGTGTCGGAATATTGAACGTCAAATTCGAG ATATACAAAGGGAGGAGAAGAATGTACAGAAAGCAATTAAAGAAGCAGCAAAGAGAAATGATATGGGTTCTGCCAAG GCACTTGCTAAAGAGATTGTGAGATCTAAAAAAACTGTGAACCGATTATACGAGAATAAGGCGCAGTTGAATTCAATATCCATGCACCTTGGGGAAAGtgttg CCATTGCTCGCACAGTGGGACATTTGTCCAAGAGTGCTGAAGTCATGAAGCTCGTCAATAATCTTATGAAGGCTCCAGAAGTGGCTATGACAATGCAGGAGTTTAGTAAAGAAATGACCAAG GCTGGTGTCATGGAAGAAATGGTCAATGATGCGGTGGACAGTGCCCTGGATTCAGAAGACATGGAAGaggaaattgaagaagaagttgaCAAGGTCTTGACTGCAATTGCTGGTGAAACCACTGCACAACTACCTGAAGCAGTCCGAAAGGAGAAGCTAAAGCAACCCGCCCAGGCAGTGGAGGATGCAGAG GATGACGAGGAAGATTTAGAAGAACTAAGGGCACGACTTGCTAAAGTTAGATCCTAA